A portion of the Desulfuromonas sp. genome contains these proteins:
- a CDS encoding tRNA preQ1(34) S-adenosylmethionine ribosyltransferase-isomerase QueA — MKLSDFDYDLPSDLIARTPAKERTDSRLLVLDKCSSSVKHEMFRSLENYLNPGDLLLLNDTRVIPARLYGHKETGGRVEILLNEVRDPETDLWDCLSRSSRPLKPGTRIFFDEDLVGEIIAGAEHPCRLIRLTGPDDIAAALDRIGHMPLPPYLGRDDGPEDRERYQTVYAREAGALAAPTAGLHFSNDYLHKLASAGVEIHYLTLHVGLGTFLPVRATSINDHRMHEERFNISERTAEAVSRARHEGRRIVAVGTTVTRTLEAAWDPEAGQLRSGPGRTDIFIYPGYEFKAIDALLTNFHLPQSTLLMLVSAFAGRESVMNAYREAIMYRYRFYSYGDCMLVQ; from the coding sequence ATGAAATTGTCAGATTTTGATTATGATTTGCCTTCCGACCTGATCGCCCGGACTCCGGCAAAAGAACGAACCGATTCCCGTCTTCTGGTCCTCGATAAATGCTCATCATCTGTCAAGCATGAGATGTTCAGGTCACTGGAGAATTATTTAAATCCGGGTGACCTTCTTTTGTTGAATGATACGCGGGTTATTCCGGCTCGCTTGTATGGTCACAAAGAGACCGGCGGCCGGGTTGAAATTCTGCTGAATGAAGTGCGCGATCCGGAAACTGATCTCTGGGATTGTTTGAGCCGGAGTTCAAGACCGTTAAAGCCGGGAACCCGGATATTCTTCGATGAGGATCTGGTTGGCGAAATTATTGCCGGGGCGGAGCATCCGTGTCGCCTGATCCGCCTCACCGGACCGGATGATATTGCTGCTGCTCTTGACCGGATTGGCCATATGCCTTTGCCTCCTTATCTCGGCCGTGATGATGGTCCCGAAGATCGGGAACGCTATCAAACGGTCTATGCACGCGAAGCGGGAGCATTGGCGGCGCCGACTGCCGGACTGCATTTCAGTAACGATTATTTGCACAAATTGGCATCTGCTGGCGTTGAAATTCATTACCTGACGTTGCACGTAGGCCTCGGGACTTTTTTGCCGGTTCGTGCAACAAGTATAAACGATCATCGGATGCATGAAGAACGCTTCAATATTTCCGAACGCACCGCCGAGGCTGTCAGCAGGGCCAGGCATGAAGGCCGTCGCATCGTGGCCGTCGGTACAACCGTAACCAGAACCCTGGAAGCAGCGTGGGATCCAGAGGCAGGTCAGCTCAGAAGTGGTCCCGGCCGCACCGATATTTTTATCTACCCGGGATACGAATTCAAGGCAATCGACGCCCTGCTGACAAATTTCCATCTGCCGCAGTCGACTTTGTTGATGCTGGTTTCGGCTTTTGCCGGTCGCGAATCTGTAATGAATGCATACCGGGAAGCAATCATGTACCGTTACCGCTTTTACAGTTACGGCGATTGCATGCTCGTTCAATAA
- a CDS encoding tRNA guanosine(34) transglycosylase Tgt, producing MNHFECTHTDGESAARRGRLETRRGLIETPVFMPVGTQATVKGMLPEALQEIGAQIILANTYHLFLRPGEELIAAMGGLHEFMNWDRPILTDSGGFQVFSLGDLRKIDEEGVVFQSHLDGSSHKLTPEVSIAVQEALGSDIIMAFDECIAYPSSREYTAKSTALSGRWARRCKDAKSADDDALLFGIVQGGMFPDLRRESAGELVDIGFDGYAVGGLSVGEGAELMYEMMEHTLPYLPADSPRYVMGIGTPENLVEAVARGADMFDCVMPTRNARNGVLFTSFGKISIKQARYRDDREPIDPDCDCYVCRNYSRSYLRHLYQSHEILASVLNTHHNLHYYHNLMSQMRAAIESGNFMQFRQQFHAGRAADLN from the coding sequence ATAAATCATTTTGAATGTACGCATACCGATGGTGAATCGGCAGCCCGGCGGGGGCGGCTTGAAACGCGACGGGGTTTGATCGAAACTCCCGTATTTATGCCGGTCGGAACCCAGGCGACGGTCAAGGGCATGCTGCCGGAGGCCCTGCAGGAGATCGGTGCACAGATCATTCTGGCCAACACCTATCATCTGTTCCTGCGCCCCGGTGAAGAGCTGATTGCAGCCATGGGTGGTTTGCATGAATTTATGAACTGGGATCGGCCGATTTTAACGGACAGCGGCGGTTTCCAGGTCTTCAGCCTCGGGGATCTCCGCAAGATAGACGAAGAGGGAGTCGTTTTCCAGTCGCACCTTGATGGTTCTTCGCACAAGCTGACACCGGAGGTGTCGATTGCCGTTCAGGAGGCTCTCGGGTCTGACATCATCATGGCTTTCGATGAATGCATAGCGTATCCTTCGAGTCGCGAGTATACTGCGAAATCGACAGCTCTATCCGGCCGCTGGGCCCGTCGCTGCAAAGATGCAAAATCGGCCGATGATGATGCCTTGCTGTTCGGTATCGTTCAGGGCGGCATGTTCCCGGACTTGCGCCGGGAGAGTGCCGGAGAACTTGTTGACATCGGATTCGACGGCTACGCTGTTGGTGGACTTTCGGTCGGTGAAGGTGCGGAACTCATGTATGAAATGATGGAACATACCTTGCCGTACCTGCCGGCGGACTCTCCCCGATACGTGATGGGGATAGGGACCCCGGAGAACCTGGTCGAAGCCGTGGCCAGAGGGGCTGATATGTTCGATTGTGTCATGCCGACCCGCAATGCGAGAAATGGTGTGTTATTTACCAGCTTCGGCAAAATCAGTATCAAGCAGGCCCGTTACCGGGATGACCGGGAACCGATTGATCCTGACTGCGATTGTTATGTCTGCCGGAATTACAGCCGCTCATACCTGAGGCACTTGTATCAGAGTCATGAAATTCTCGCTTCGGTATTGAATACTCACCACAATCTGCATTATTATCACAACCTGATGTCGCAGATGAGAGCCGCAATAGAATCCGGTAACTTTATGCAGTTTCGCCAACAATTCCATGCCGGGCGAGCTGCCGATTTAAACTGA
- a CDS encoding DUF2065 domain-containing protein: protein MSYLLSVIGVVLIFEGMPWFLSPEKTKKMLARIHQLPDSTLRFFGFSAMVIGLLLVRFSS, encoded by the coding sequence ATGTCGTATTTGCTCTCCGTAATCGGTGTTGTACTCATTTTTGAGGGAATGCCCTGGTTTTTGTCGCCGGAAAAAACGAAAAAGATGTTGGCCCGGATCCATCAACTCCCGGATTCGACTCTCCGCTTTTTTGGTTTCAGTGCGATGGTCATCGGCCTGCTTCTGGTCCGCTTTTCCTCCTGA
- the secD gene encoding protein translocase subunit SecD has translation MSGSIKWRGLLVIICLAVSFMALAPSFMQESLPAWWTDNFSPIQKGLDLQGGMHLVLGVDVDKAVESRIDGIVDQVESQLREKDIIYKRVERQPGDRLVVTVYDEEAGQEIDGLMTEMFGNLEPMTLTSEGGYIQKNFRLSDQDIEETREYAVRQALETLRNRIDQFGVSEPILQRQTGNRILIQLPGVEDPDRAISLLGKTARLEFKMVVSDVNIENALQGDLPLGTELLYEKNVNRQTGAVTETPIVVETRTSLTGDYLKDAQVRIDTRFNEPYVTIDFNSVGAKRFEQITAANVGRQMAIILDDSVYSAPVIRERIAGGSAQISGRFSEQEATDLAIVLRAGSLPAPVNILENRTVGPSLGLDSINKGKTSIMIGALLVVLAMLVYYRGAGLIANVALVLNLIFIMAMLSLFKATLTLPGIAGIVLTVGMAVDANVLIFERIREELRTGRPPHLAVESGYGKAFLTIIDANITTLIAAVVLFQFGTGPVQGFAVTLSVGILASLFTAIFVSRLIFDLFLSRKQVKNLSI, from the coding sequence ATGAGCGGAAGTATTAAATGGCGTGGGCTGCTGGTAATTATCTGCCTGGCTGTCTCGTTTATGGCTCTGGCTCCATCCTTTATGCAGGAGAGCCTGCCGGCCTGGTGGACTGACAACTTCTCCCCGATCCAGAAGGGTCTCGACCTGCAGGGTGGAATGCATCTCGTTCTCGGGGTCGATGTTGACAAGGCTGTCGAAAGCCGGATCGATGGAATTGTCGATCAGGTAGAAAGCCAGTTGCGGGAAAAAGATATCATCTATAAACGGGTGGAACGGCAGCCGGGTGACCGGCTGGTCGTCACGGTTTATGACGAGGAGGCCGGGCAGGAGATTGATGGCCTGATGACGGAAATGTTCGGCAACCTCGAGCCGATGACCCTGACCAGCGAAGGCGGTTACATTCAGAAGAATTTCCGTCTCAGTGACCAGGATATCGAAGAGACCCGCGAGTATGCCGTTCGTCAGGCTCTCGAAACACTGCGCAACAGGATTGATCAGTTCGGCGTCAGTGAGCCGATTCTGCAGCGTCAGACCGGCAACCGGATCCTGATCCAGCTGCCGGGTGTTGAAGACCCGGATCGGGCCATATCACTCCTCGGCAAAACAGCCCGTCTCGAATTCAAAATGGTGGTTTCCGATGTCAACATCGAGAATGCCCTTCAAGGCGATCTGCCGCTTGGCACCGAGCTGCTGTACGAAAAGAATGTCAACCGGCAAACCGGTGCCGTCACCGAAACACCGATCGTTGTTGAAACCCGTACCAGCCTGACCGGTGATTACCTCAAGGATGCCCAGGTCCGGATCGATACCCGCTTTAACGAGCCTTACGTCACGATCGATTTCAACTCGGTCGGCGCCAAGCGATTCGAGCAGATTACGGCGGCGAACGTTGGCCGGCAGATGGCGATTATCCTCGATGATTCGGTCTATTCAGCACCGGTTATCCGGGAACGGATCGCCGGTGGCTCGGCCCAGATCAGCGGCCGCTTCTCCGAGCAGGAGGCGACCGATCTCGCAATCGTCCTGCGCGCCGGATCGTTGCCGGCTCCGGTTAATATCCTGGAGAACCGGACGGTCGGACCGTCGCTTGGCCTCGATTCAATCAATAAAGGAAAAACCTCGATCATGATCGGCGCTCTACTGGTTGTTCTGGCGATGCTGGTCTATTACCGGGGTGCCGGTCTGATTGCCAACGTGGCGCTGGTTCTCAACCTGATTTTTATTATGGCAATGCTTTCCCTGTTCAAAGCGACTCTGACCCTGCCCGGTATTGCCGGTATTGTTCTGACGGTCGGCATGGCGGTTGACGCCAACGTTCTGATATTCGAAAGGATCAGAGAAGAGCTGAGAACCGGCCGGCCGCCGCACCTGGCTGTCGAGTCGGGTTACGGTAAAGCGTTTTTGACGATTATCGATGCCAATATTACGACCCTGATTGCCGCAGTCGTCCTGTTTCAGTTCGGAACCGGTCCGGTTCAGGGATTTGCCGTAACCCTCTCGGTCGGTATCCTGGCATCGTTGTTTACCGCTATCTTTGTTTCGAGATTGATCTTTGACCTGTTCCTGTCCCGCAAACAGGTCAAGAACCTGAGTATATAG
- the recJ gene encoding single-stranded-DNA-specific exonuclease RecJ codes for MEPIRNRAWEVRSAAIGSEEVAALATTLKIPEILARLLLLRGIDDAASARTFLEGNLSLLPDPSFMAGMEKAVSRLVKAIRNDEKILVHGDYDVDGISATALLVEFLDKLGAEVGYHIPLRLKDGYGLSAAAIDKAAAQNVSVVVSVDCGVTAVEEASVAAGYGIDLIITDHHQPPDVLPKAYAIINPHLPDCRFPDPNLAGVGVAFFLLVALRKALREDGFFDTACPEPDLRYSLDLVALGTIADIVPLIGVNLLLTKSGLKVLNSGKRIGVGALKAVAGINDIDAGSVGFKLGPRLNAAGRIEDAALGVRLLLSDDNDEAAEIAALLDDFNRERQNIEVKTLRQAEKGVAELSEERRTIVLADPEWHPGVIGIVASRLVERYYRPTFLLAIENGQAKGSGRSTRDIDLYQALQECSGHLKGYGGHAAAAGLSLDSNAIDHFSESFEQAVIRQQAEPDRPLVGYDGEVLIEELTAEAINELDRLSPFGMGNPSPQFVVRNVAVSGLKVVGDRHLKFTARQDAYTISCIAFGLAERQDELVGEVELLFVPELNHWKGRTEVQLRVRDFRRAAGSKG; via the coding sequence ATGGAACCGATAAGGAACAGGGCATGGGAGGTCAGGAGCGCGGCAATCGGATCAGAAGAGGTTGCCGCTCTTGCGACGACCCTGAAAATCCCGGAGATCCTGGCCCGGCTTCTGTTGCTGCGTGGAATTGACGATGCCGCTTCAGCAAGGACTTTTCTTGAAGGAAATCTCTCCTTGCTGCCCGATCCGTCGTTCATGGCTGGCATGGAGAAGGCCGTTTCCCGGCTGGTTAAGGCGATCAGGAACGACGAGAAGATTCTGGTGCATGGCGATTATGATGTCGATGGCATCAGCGCGACTGCGCTGCTGGTCGAATTCCTGGACAAACTCGGCGCTGAAGTCGGATACCATATACCGCTGCGTCTCAAGGATGGCTATGGTCTGTCCGCGGCGGCGATTGACAAGGCGGCGGCCCAAAACGTCTCGGTCGTTGTTTCGGTCGATTGCGGAGTGACTGCGGTCGAGGAAGCTTCAGTTGCTGCCGGCTACGGGATCGATCTGATCATTACCGATCATCATCAACCGCCGGACGTTTTACCGAAAGCGTATGCGATCATTAACCCGCACTTGCCCGATTGCCGGTTTCCAGACCCGAATCTGGCCGGTGTCGGGGTCGCCTTCTTTCTGCTTGTTGCCCTGCGCAAGGCGTTGCGTGAAGACGGCTTTTTCGATACTGCGTGTCCGGAACCGGATCTCAGGTATTCACTCGACCTGGTTGCGCTGGGGACGATTGCCGACATTGTGCCGCTGATCGGTGTGAATCTGCTGTTAACAAAGAGTGGTTTGAAGGTTCTGAATTCCGGAAAGCGGATCGGCGTCGGTGCTCTCAAAGCGGTTGCCGGGATCAATGATATTGATGCCGGCAGCGTCGGCTTTAAGCTCGGACCCCGCCTCAATGCCGCCGGACGGATTGAAGATGCAGCTCTCGGGGTCCGGCTGCTATTGAGCGACGATAATGACGAGGCGGCCGAGATTGCCGCCTTGCTCGATGATTTTAATCGGGAACGGCAGAATATCGAAGTCAAAACCTTGCGCCAGGCGGAAAAGGGAGTCGCCGAACTTTCCGAAGAACGCCGGACGATCGTGCTGGCTGACCCGGAGTGGCATCCCGGAGTGATCGGGATCGTCGCGAGCCGTCTTGTCGAGCGTTACTATCGTCCGACGTTCCTGCTTGCAATAGAAAACGGACAGGCCAAAGGGTCTGGCCGGTCGACCCGTGATATCGATCTTTATCAGGCGTTGCAGGAGTGTTCCGGTCATCTCAAAGGCTATGGCGGTCACGCTGCTGCAGCCGGACTGTCACTCGATAGCAACGCGATTGACCATTTTAGCGAATCATTCGAACAGGCAGTTATTCGTCAGCAAGCGGAGCCGGACCGGCCTCTTGTCGGGTATGACGGTGAAGTCCTTATTGAGGAATTGACGGCCGAAGCAATCAATGAACTAGACCGCTTGTCGCCGTTCGGCATGGGGAATCCGTCACCGCAATTTGTTGTTCGCAACGTCGCTGTTTCCGGTCTGAAAGTCGTGGGCGACAGGCATTTGAAATTTACCGCCCGCCAGGATGCCTATACCATTTCCTGCATCGCCTTCGGCCTGGCTGAGCGACAGGATGAGCTGGTCGGCGAAGTCGAACTGCTTTTTGTGCCGGAATTGAACCACTGGAAGGGGCGAACCGAAGTACAGCTCCGGGTCAGGGATTTCCGGAGAGCGGCTGGGAGTAAAGGCTGA
- the secF gene encoding protein translocase subunit SecF yields the protein MQLIKPDINIDFVGKRKLALLFSIVILVVGAASLVVNGGPSYGIDFSGGTLVQIKIGTETGPTEVKEALADLNLGGLVVQTFGDNANEFLIRAANTSSELEGLNKDINLALSAKYGAEMVELRRSEMVGPKVGADLREKGFLAILYAMIGILFYITWRFEFRFAIGAIIALIHDISITLGAFSVFGKEIDLPIIAAFLAIIGYSLNDTIIVYDRIRENMGKMHKEEFGLIINRSINETLSRTILTSGTTLLVVAALFVFGGGVIHDFAFALLIGVLVGTYSSIFIASPLLIYWDNFKAARKAAGSTT from the coding sequence ATGCAACTGATTAAACCTGATATAAATATCGACTTTGTCGGCAAAAGAAAGCTGGCACTCCTCTTTTCGATTGTCATCCTGGTTGTCGGCGCCGCTTCACTGGTTGTCAACGGCGGCCCGAGCTACGGCATCGATTTTTCCGGGGGAACTCTCGTGCAGATCAAGATCGGCACGGAGACCGGCCCGACCGAAGTTAAAGAAGCACTTGCCGATCTCAACCTGGGCGGCCTGGTGGTGCAGACGTTTGGTGATAATGCCAATGAGTTTTTGATACGGGCCGCGAATACCAGCTCGGAACTGGAGGGTTTGAATAAAGATATTAACCTGGCCCTTTCGGCAAAATACGGGGCCGAGATGGTCGAACTTCGTCGTTCCGAAATGGTCGGGCCTAAAGTCGGTGCCGACCTTCGGGAGAAAGGGTTCCTGGCGATTCTTTACGCGATGATCGGGATTCTTTTTTATATCACATGGCGCTTTGAATTCCGTTTCGCCATTGGTGCCATCATCGCCCTGATCCATGACATCAGTATTACGCTCGGGGCCTTTTCGGTTTTCGGCAAGGAGATCGACCTGCCGATTATCGCTGCTTTTCTGGCAATCATCGGTTATTCACTGAACGATACGATCATCGTGTATGACCGGATTCGCGAGAACATGGGCAAAATGCACAAGGAAGAATTTGGTTTAATTATTAACCGCAGTATCAACGAGACGCTTTCGCGGACGATTTTAACGTCCGGGACGACCTTGTTGGTTGTTGCTGCATTGTTTGTTTTCGGCGGTGGTGTCATTCATGATTTTGCCTTCGCTCTGCTGATCGGTGTTTTGGTCGGTACCTACTCATCGATCTTTATAGCCAGCCCGTTGCTGATATATTGGGATAATTTCAAGGCGGCCCGGAAGGCCGCCGGGAGTACGACATGA
- the yajC gene encoding preprotein translocase subunit YajC has translation MNLLDLFVSDAHAMAPNAQQGGGGYEGIIMLVIMFAIFYFLLIRPQSKRAKAHKQLIESLALGDDVVTAGGIHGKVAGLQEKVVMVEIASGVKIKVNRSSIVGGKGQDSAETTPAQ, from the coding sequence ATGAATTTACTCGATTTATTTGTCAGTGATGCACATGCGATGGCCCCCAATGCTCAACAGGGCGGCGGCGGTTACGAAGGGATCATCATGCTGGTGATCATGTTCGCCATTTTCTATTTTCTGTTGATCCGGCCGCAGTCGAAACGGGCCAAGGCCCATAAACAACTGATTGAGTCTCTCGCCCTCGGTGACGATGTCGTCACGGCCGGCGGCATCCATGGCAAAGTTGCCGGACTGCAGGAGAAGGTTGTGATGGTCGAGATAGCCAGCGGCGTCAAGATCAAGGTCAACCGCAGCTCGATCGTTGGCGGCAAAGGCCAGGACTCGGCAGAGACAACACCGGCACAGTAA